The Porphyromonas pogonae genome segment CATCTGGCAGAACGTATCAATAGCGAAGTAATCAGTGCCGACTCCCGACAAGTTTATCGGGGAATGGATATCGGGACAGGCAAAGACCTGTCAGATTATGAGGTGAACGGTAAACATATACCGTATCACCTCATTGATATTTTACCGGCAGGATACAAATACAACCTTTTTGACTTTCAGCACGACTTTCACAAGGTTTATGACAGTATGCTCCGACGTGGGATCAAGCAGCCTATACTTTGTGGAGGAACAGGAATGTACGTCGAAGCAGTTCTGAAAGGTTATCATCTTCCCGATGTTGAACCCAATGAAAGTCTTCGAGAACAACTTAAAGGGAAGTCTTTGGATGAACTCACTCGTATATTGCAAAGTTATGGCCCATTGCACAACAAAACAGACGTTGACTCTGCCCAAAGAGCCATAAGGGCAATAGAGATTGCAGAATATATATTACAAGAAAAAAAAGGAAAAAGCGACAAATCAATTTACACAGAGTTTAAGCCTATAGAGAGTCTGATCTTGTGTACTCACCTATCGCGGGATGAAAGAAGAAATCGGATCAGTGAGAGATTGAAGAAAAGAATCACAGAAGGTATGACTGATGAAGTAGAGCATCTGATTAGTCAAGGTGTAAAGCCCGAAGACCTTATTTATTATGGACTCGAATATAAATTTGTCACTCTTTATTTAACAGGACAAATAACATATCAAGAGATGACTAAAGACCTCGAGATAGCTATACATCAATTTGCCAAAAGACAAATGACCTGGTTTAGAGGTATGGAAAGA includes the following:
- the miaA gene encoding tRNA (adenosine(37)-N6)-dimethylallyltransferase MiaA, which gives rise to MITIVGPTASGKTSFAAHLAERINSEVISADSRQVYRGMDIGTGKDLSDYEVNGKHIPYHLIDILPAGYKYNLFDFQHDFHKVYDSMLRRGIKQPILCGGTGMYVEAVLKGYHLPDVEPNESLREQLKGKSLDELTRILQSYGPLHNKTDVDSAQRAIRAIEIAEYILQEKKGKSDKSIYTEFKPIESLILCTHLSRDERRNRISERLKKRITEGMTDEVEHLISQGVKPEDLIYYGLEYKFVTLYLTGQITYQEMTKDLEIAIHQFAKRQMTWFRGMERRGFTLHRIPALAPMSEKIERALELMHQYHYEY